GCGGCTAAACTGCAACATTTGCAGTCTTTGGAGTTTTTACCTCAAAATATGACTAAAGCATTTAAAGCACTGGGAAATGCGGTAAATGCTCGAATTGTATCGTGCATTGCTAAAAACTTAAAATTATCTCTGGCTTAATTAACACTCCCTATCAAAAGCCCATTGAAGTAGTTGTTGTGTATTTCTAATCAAATCATCTATTTCTACTTTTGTAGGGGTACAACGTCCATGTGAGGTCAAATTTAATAGACCGACAAATGGTTCTGAAGCACGATTATTTTCTTTCATAACACGTTTTAATGTTTCATAATTATCCGGTATAATGTGACTGTTACTTTGTAGGTATTTATAAAGAGCAACAATAGATTTATCCCTTGCTTTCTCATAATGAGTTTCAGATTCTGCTTTTAACTTATCAATAATACTCACTTCAAGAATAGTTCTATACACTAAGCAAAATGCCCATATTCGGTTTTGCTCATAAAGCCATATCGCATCATCAATAAAATTATCAAGTAAGGTATAAGTCTCGGGTGCAGATATTCTTTTTAACAGAATTATTGGACTATTTTTCTTAAAATGCTGATTTTTAGTTTGACTAAGCTTAGTTGATTTTGTAGTTGGTTTAGATGATTTTTTTGCTTGTTGTTGCTTTTCTTTACTACCTGATTTTTTATAATAATCCTCCCAATCGCTACAAGCAATAAAATCATATTCCACAGCTTTTCTACTTCTATATTCAACAGCCTGTTGCAAAAAATCTTCAATGCCTTCTTGTTTTTTAAATTCAGAGAGAAATAAATATTCATCAAAAGTAAATTCACCTTTTGAATTGCTAATTGCTTGTCCATCTAAGTGTAATTCAGCATAAAATCTTGATGGTGTTGCTTTATTTGCAGTACCAACAAGATCAACTGGTCGATAAGGATTAACTTCCATTCCCTTAATTAAACGACCATATCGAAACAATCGCAAACCTGGATTTTTTACTTGACTCGCTTCACTCCCTAAACTAAAAAATCCTTTGATTTCTTTTCCATTAAATTCAAAAGAGACATCTTTTTTCCAAAGTTTCTTTTTGCCAATTGTATAAAGTTGCCCATCTTTTAGCCTACACACAGGAAAAACAAGCGGTTGATTAGAAACCGGTAACTCAGAAAAATCTTTCTTAGGAAATGTATTTTCCTGATATTTGAAATAAATTCTCAGAATAGGATTATCTCTAGAAGTAAATAACTGATAAGTCTCATCAATTTCTTCCCAAGCTCTTAAAGCTTGATTCTTTTCTATCTGCTGTGTTAATTTGGATAAAGTAATTCTAACTCCTGATGTAACTTTCTTTCTCTCAATTTTTTCTAAAGCAACTCGATCTTGATTATTTTCAAGCAATTGGTTTAAATCAAAATTAATTCTATAAGCTGAATCACTATCAATCGGATAACTCTCTAAAGACCATGCTCTACCAAACCACATTGAAGCAGCTTTCATACCAATACCAAACTCGTTCAGTGATTGTTCACTAGGTTTATAAGCCGGTTTCATTGCTCGTTCTATATCAGAAAAAGCTATTCCTACTCCATCATCTTCAATAATAATATGATCTTTCTGTATACTAATATTAATAGTTAAAATACTTGGTAATTCTGGTATACCATTTGTTCTAGCAGAACGAAATGCTTCAAGCGCATTATCAATATATTCACATAATGCACCTTTAACAGTGTATGGATAACTTTCTAATAAATTGTAAAATTGCATATCAGGTGAAACATCAACCGATGTAGGATAGTTCGTTTTCATAATAAACACCTTGTTAAATTAAAAATAATTTTTTACACTATTAAATTATAACCAATGAAAAATAAATAATCTAAAAATTTAAAACAATATATTAGACTCAACAAATATCGTTTGATATTTTCCACAAAACAATATTACTTTTTTATCTCATATTGATACTAATTATTTATAAAATACACTTGTACTTTTTATCGGCAAATATATAATGTAATTACGTTTTATATACTTATGATTAAGGAAAAATTTATGTCTATGCAAAGTACGATGAATTTTAAGATTGATCCAGCATTAAAAAGTGATTTTTTACATGCTTGCCAAAGTAAAGGACTTTCAGCAAGTTTGGTCATTCGCGAGCTAATTTCTGGTTATTGTCAAGAAAATGAACCTGAACCAAATATCGAAACATTACAAGCAATGAAAGATGCTATCAATAGTACAAATACAACAACAATGACAGCGGAAGAATTTTTTGCTTGGGCAGAGGCTGAAAGTGCTAAAAATTGAGAAAACAAAGGCTTTTGAGAAAGATTTTAAAAAAGTGGGGTTAATTGCACCATTAGTTGATGTTCTACATTACCTAATTAATGGTAAAAAATTACCAGCTAAATACCGTGATCACGCTCTAAAAGGCAAGTATGCAATATTTCGAGAATGTCACGTCAAGCCTGATTTATTACTAGTTTATTATATTGAAAATAATATTTTGAAATTAGTTAGATTAGCAAGCCATAGTGAGTTATTTTAACTAGTGTTATAGTTTAAGGAGAAGCTTCTATAATGCAAAAAAACTAGGCAGATATAGCCTATTAGATTTATTATTTTAAAGGGATTTTATTAGGAATAAACCTATATAAAATCATAACCAAACAGGAGGGTAAGATGTTACTCATCTCCCTTTTTATCCTGCTATTATTCATTCAATACCACCACCCAAAACCACAAAAATCTTATTGCACAAAACCCAAATCCGCTCAACCAAATACCCATAAAAATCATCCTAAACCTCAATGGGTAATTAATGAAATTATTTACCTTAAGGCTATAATGGGAAAGCAAATAGGCTGTAGAAAAATCGCCAATACCTTTAACCGCTTACATAAATCTGAAACAGTTGGTAAAACCTTTGTAGCAAATACTATCCGTAAACATCAATATCATATTCAACAGCAACGCTATAAAATAAAACAAAAATTACCTCTAGAAATGGCAATCAACCATACTTGGGCAATGGATTTAAGTTTTTACTCCTCCCAAATGCTACTGGGTATTCTCGATCACGGATCTCGTAAGTTACTTTATTTGCAACCTATCAAAAATAAATCCAGTTGGATGTTACTCGGTTATCTATGCTTAACCATTGCAAAATATGGCAAACCTCAAAAGTTACGCACAGATAATGAAATTATTTTTAATAGTTTTGTGTTTAAAACTTTCTTAAAACTCGTAAATATCAAAAAGCAAACCACTCCTGTGGCGTCCCCTTGGTGCAATGGCAGAATAGAGAGATTATTTGGAACACTTAAACCAATGATTAAAACGCATTATATTGAAAATTATTTTACCCTAAACAGCTTTTTAAAACAGTTTAAATATTGGTATAACAATCACCGCACCCACCAAAACTTAAAAGGAAAAACACCTAATGATATTTGGTATCAAAATAATAAAAACAGGCGTAAATAATAAATAAGCGGTATGATTTAAACTAAAACTTGCAAATTTTAACTGTCCGCAGAGAACAGGGTATAATTATAGTTAAAATTTAGGTTTTTAAAGTAACTTTTAAAAATCAGTGATTAAAATCTAAAAAAATTTGCTAGAAATAAAAAATCGCCTGCTTAATTTATAAAAAAGCAGGCAGATTTAGACTAAAAATCACTCAATCATAGTTAAAGAAAGAGCTGTCCGTAGTGCGGACAGGACATCTAGAACATTAATTCTTAATTTATCTATCGGAAAACAAACTGTAGAATGATAAACATCACTACTTGGTGTAATAACAGAAAATGAACTTCCCTGTGTGTCCATATTAGGCATTAATTTTTGATTAATACTTTGTTGCCTTTGCTCGGAGCGTTTAAAAATATCTTCAGGATTCGTATTGGGAACATTATGAGCAATTATTTGACCACTGTAAATAATGCTTAGTAGAAGGATCGTTAGTTTTAATATTAGTTTCATAACTTTACTTAATTCAGTTATTAATCAACATATCAAATTCTATCTTATTTAGAGTAGTTATAATAACTCTATTTTGAAATAACTCAAGTAAATAATGAAAAAAATAGCTTTAGTTTTGTCCTTTATTTCTCAATAACACAATATTAACTAAGTTGAGGGAAGGTATGTACAATGATAAAGAAGTATTTAAAATTTAGGCATTTAATATCCTTTTCAATTCAAAATAAACTATATTAGTTTATGATTTGCACATATCAACAACTGATAACTATATAATATAAAAATATATAGAAATATGACAATTTTTGCATATAAGCTACACCTCGAAACCTATTTTTAGAACTTACACAGCTTATTAAATAGTAGCTTAAAATTAGATTTTAGATATAATCCTAGCTAAAAATCAACCATTTATCCCATTATTAATCAAGAAATAATATACGTTTCATTCACATAATTTGTAAACAAATCATTTTTGTATCATAATGTATTAATATTTAATTTTTCGAGTCAAAGAAAGGTACATCTTAGGCTTTACTCAGCATCAAATAATACACCTTAATACCTACTATTTAATTGCTTAACCAATGATTTTGAACCGCCAATAACCATTACAAGTATATTATTCTCTCTTAGATATATTTTATTCTCTTTTACCCAATCCATAGACGCCTTAGTTGTATCAGTCCTACTTGCTTTACCTGTTTATCGATCTGATAAGGTGGATAAATAGTTTCCATATTCGCTATTACAAAAGGGTATTTGTAGCATAATATGATGAGTAAAAATAATTTTTTCATTCTGAGACTTCCGATGTAAAACAAATAGGCTGTGGGAATTTTACCGTAGTAATGTACACATCAGGTTCTCTCATATCACAGTTATATCTTCTCCAATATGTCCAACTATAACCTCCTATTTCATTATTGGTCATTGTTAGATTCATCATCTTGATAACGAACATGTGTTAAAATAGTATCTACATTAACTCATATAATCTATTGATTTTTTACAAAATATTAAGAATTATTCTTGCTCTAATTAAAATATGATCTTGTCCTGCGTTTTTTAAAACTCCTCCAATAAGCGATCTTTTAAATGCTGTTTTTGCTCTTCAGATAACGCTCTATTTTCAGCATTGGACACCACAAAAAAGTCTTCTACTCGCTCGCCTATCGTGGTGATTTTTGCATTGAGTAATTGTATATTTAATTCATTAAAAATTTCACTCATATGTGCCAATAATCCTTCTCGATCCAAGCTTTTAAATTCAAACTCTGTTTGATCTAAACGTGCATTTTCTAAAAATGTGACCTCTGTTTTATGGTGAAAAGCATCAAATCTCACTGGTTTTTTAATAAGTTCAAAATCGTGCTGGTGAGAGTGAGATAAAACATCTGATAACACGCTTTGCAACTGTTCGCAGCGAATATCTGAAAGTGCTTTTCCATCATATTCTGAAACAATAAAACTATCAAAAACCAATTTATTATTGGTTAAGATTTGCGCTGATAAAATGCTCATTTTCTTTTTACTTAATAAATGTGCAATTCTAGAAAATAGCCGTGCCATATCCTTACAATGAATAAATACTTCAATAATATTGTGATGATTATTATTAGTGACTAACACTAAAGGCAATGCTTGCTCCGCTTTTAAATATCCTTCAATATGCCATTGTAATTGTGCTGTGGAATGGCGTATAAAATAGCTTATTGGGCAGTTCTTCCAATACTCTTCTATTAATTGCATTTGTGTTTTGCTATATATTTCTTGTAACTGCTCTCGTGCTTTATTTTGATTTAATAATCCTACTTGTTGGTAATCTACAGGATGTTCATTTCCTATAATCAGCTGTTGTTGAGTGAGTTTAAAAAGTTGATTAAAAAGCTGTGATTTCCATTGTGTCCAAAAAGTCTTATTGGTGGAGGACATATCCGCATAGGTCAAACAAAGTAATGCCGATAAAGCGGTCTGATTTCCCACTGTTTTTGCAAATTCTGTGATCACATCAGGGTCGTAAATATCTCGCCGTTGCGCAGTCATCGACATCGTCAAATGTTCCGCCACCAGCCACATTATTAATTTGGTACGCTCCTCACTGAGATTATGCAATTTAGCAAATTGATAAACCTCTAATGCCCCTTTTTCTGAATGGTCACCACTGCGACCTTTTGCTATATCATGAAACAAGGCAGCTACGTAGATCGCTGTGCGATCTTCACTTTCACGAAATAACAGCGAACACAATGGGGAAATATCATTGTCTGGTTCTAATAAATTCTCCAAAGTTTGCATTACACGAATAGTATGCTCATCAACGGTGTAGATATGTAACATATTAAATTGCATTAAACCTTGAATATTTTGCCATTGAGGTAAATATGCCGTTAATACACCTAAATTGTGCATTGGTTCGATCGCTTTTTTAACAAAGTTAGGTTGTGAGAAAAGTTGCATAAAGCGTTCTCTTGCTTTTGGTAATTCGCTGAGTGAGTAATCTAATTTTTTGATAGATAAACGCAAATATCGTAATGCGGAGACACTGGCTTTTGCCGTTGGAATTTGAGTTAAGTGATAAAATAAATCTAAGATAGAACAAGGATCATCTTCAAAACAGCGATAATCCTCTGTGCCTGAAATTAGGTTATCTTGTAGATAAAAATGGCGATCTAATTTTATTTTCTCACCTTGAGGATTTCGACAATTTAAGACTGTTTTTTCAAAGTTAACCAATAATAAATGACTTAATTGAGCAATAGATTGCGTCGCTCGGAAATAAGCTCGCATCATTTTTTCTACTGGTCGATTGCCTTCACCCTGATAACCCAAGCGCTCACTTAATCGTAATTGACGATCAAACCTTAAACGATTATCATAGCGTTTTAGTTGTAAATGTAACCCAAAACGCATTTTGAACAATACGGCTTGTGCATTTTCTAATTCAATATACTCTTCTGGAAAAAGCAGTTTCTGTTCAAATAATTCAGACAGTGAATACACACCATAATACCTTAACATCACCCACATTAATAAATGCAGATCCCTAAGTCCTCCTGGACTATGTTTTAAATCTGGTTCAAGGCTATAGCTAGTATTATGGTAACGTCTATACCGTTGCTTTTTCTCCGCTATTTTTGCAGCTAAAAAGTCTTTAATCTCCCAAAAGTCAGATTGATGAATACGTTCTAGAAAATGATAAAAATATCCGCTATCCCCTATTAAAAAACGCCCTTCAAGCATATTGGTCGCAATAGAAATTTCTGCTTTTCCTAACTCTATACATTCATCAAGAGTACGCACCGCAGAACCCACTTGTAACTTTAAATCCCATAGCAATGTAAAAAAGGCATTTATTTGCTGCTGAGTAGGTTCATCTAACGCCTCTTTCGTTAATACTAAAATATCTAAATCCGATAAAGGAAACATTTCACGGCGACCATAGCCCCCTACTGCAATTAACGTTAAATGAGGATTTTTATCAAATTCAAAGGCTTTCCATAATTTAAGCAATAATTGATCGTAAAAGTCACTTCGTTGATGTACTAACATCAGAGTATCGACCACAGGAAAGTGGCGATCTTGCTGTTGATTAAATTCTGTAATTTGTTGTTTTAATTCAGTTAGATTCATTATTTTAATATCTGATCAAATGGCATTTAGATACCCTATCATAATCCTATATAACATACAGGGCAAGATGCTAAGTGAAACTGGTACGATTAAGATGATGGCATTCAATGGCTAAACAAGGCAACTAGCGCTATTCAAATATCAAAAAATTTTACTATACCAAGCACTCCACTGCCCTCTTGCTACTTGAATTTTATAACTTTTATCATCAAAATTGACCGTTATCATTCCCTCTTTTGCCGTATTTAACACTTTAATTTGATTATCTTTTAAACGTTTTATCACTTTCTTATTCGGTAAATGCCACATATTCCAACGTCCTGTAGAAACCATTGCAAATTTAGGCATTGTATTACTCAGTAACAACTGACTGGTACTTGTTTTACTACCGTGATGGGGAACTTGTAAAAAATCTATTTTACCTATTTGTGGCGCAAAATCAGGTTCTTTGCTATAAGTAATATCACCCGTTAACAGTATTTTAAATTTTTTTATTGTGACTAATATGACACACGAATTTGCATTTTTTGCTCTTAATGTGACCGCTATCGGATAGTAACTTTGTAGACGAAAATCACCAAATTGCCATTGCTTT
This DNA window, taken from Pasteurella skyensis, encodes the following:
- a CDS encoding ATP-binding protein produces the protein MKTNYPTSVDVSPDMQFYNLLESYPYTVKGALCEYIDNALEAFRSARTNGIPELPSILTINISIQKDHIIIEDDGVGIAFSDIERAMKPAYKPSEQSLNEFGIGMKAASMWFGRAWSLESYPIDSDSAYRINFDLNQLLENNQDRVALEKIERKKVTSGVRITLSKLTQQIEKNQALRAWEEIDETYQLFTSRDNPILRIYFKYQENTFPKKDFSELPVSNQPLVFPVCRLKDGQLYTIGKKKLWKKDVSFEFNGKEIKGFFSLGSEASQVKNPGLRLFRYGRLIKGMEVNPYRPVDLVGTANKATPSRFYAELHLDGQAISNSKGEFTFDEYLFLSEFKKQEGIEDFLQQAVEYRSRKAVEYDFIACSDWEDYYKKSGSKEKQQQAKKSSKPTTKSTKLSQTKNQHFKKNSPIILLKRISAPETYTLLDNFIDDAIWLYEQNRIWAFCLVYRTILEVSIIDKLKAESETHYEKARDKSIVALYKYLQSNSHIIPDNYETLKRVMKENNRASEPFVGLLNLTSHGRCTPTKVEIDDLIRNTQQLLQWAFDREC
- the glnD gene encoding bifunctional uridylyltransferase/uridylyl-removing protein GlnD — encoded protein: MNLTELKQQITEFNQQQDRHFPVVDTLMLVHQRSDFYDQLLLKLWKAFEFDKNPHLTLIAVGGYGRREMFPLSDLDILVLTKEALDEPTQQQINAFFTLLWDLKLQVGSAVRTLDECIELGKAEISIATNMLEGRFLIGDSGYFYHFLERIHQSDFWEIKDFLAAKIAEKKQRYRRYHNTSYSLEPDLKHSPGGLRDLHLLMWVMLRYYGVYSLSELFEQKLLFPEEYIELENAQAVLFKMRFGLHLQLKRYDNRLRFDRQLRLSERLGYQGEGNRPVEKMMRAYFRATQSIAQLSHLLLVNFEKTVLNCRNPQGEKIKLDRHFYLQDNLISGTEDYRCFEDDPCSILDLFYHLTQIPTAKASVSALRYLRLSIKKLDYSLSELPKARERFMQLFSQPNFVKKAIEPMHNLGVLTAYLPQWQNIQGLMQFNMLHIYTVDEHTIRVMQTLENLLEPDNDISPLCSLLFRESEDRTAIYVAALFHDIAKGRSGDHSEKGALEVYQFAKLHNLSEERTKLIMWLVAEHLTMSMTAQRRDIYDPDVITEFAKTVGNQTALSALLCLTYADMSSTNKTFWTQWKSQLFNQLFKLTQQQLIIGNEHPVDYQQVGLLNQNKAREQLQEIYSKTQMQLIEEYWKNCPISYFIRHSTAQLQWHIEGYLKAEQALPLVLVTNNNHHNIIEVFIHCKDMARLFSRIAHLLSKKKMSILSAQILTNNKLVFDSFIVSEYDGKALSDIRCEQLQSVLSDVLSHSHQHDFELIKKPVRFDAFHHKTEVTFLENARLDQTEFEFKSLDREGLLAHMSEIFNELNIQLLNAKITTIGERVEDFFVVSNAENRALSEEQKQHLKDRLLEEF
- a CDS encoding type II toxin-antitoxin system YafQ family toxin; amino-acid sequence: MLKIEKTKAFEKDFKKVGLIAPLVDVLHYLINGKKLPAKYRDHALKGKYAIFRECHVKPDLLLVYYIENNILKLVRLASHSELF
- a CDS encoding integrase core domain-containing protein, with translation MGKQIGCRKIANTFNRLHKSETVGKTFVANTIRKHQYHIQQQRYKIKQKLPLEMAINHTWAMDLSFYSSQMLLGILDHGSRKLLYLQPIKNKSSWMLLGYLCLTIAKYGKPQKLRTDNEIIFNSFVFKTFLKLVNIKKQTTPVASPWCNGRIERLFGTLKPMIKTHYIENYFTLNSFLKQFKYWYNNHRTHQNLKGKTPNDIWYQNNKNRRK